One segment of Sesamum indicum cultivar Zhongzhi No. 13 linkage group LG4, S_indicum_v1.0, whole genome shotgun sequence DNA contains the following:
- the LOC105160707 gene encoding pentatricopeptide repeat-containing protein At3g29230-like produces the protein MEYPNRIFAQMGGFLNTDMTLWNAMIRGYAYNGPCENCLSLFDEMIRRDLKPNNFTYPYVLSSCSQMGLFSTGQKVHCRIIKSGFESAFSVGNALFDFYVKKVEYLEVGLAKEESLTDATRIFYEMCEKTVELWNKMIAKYVSIGDVKSARELFDEMPDRDVVSWNTMISVYAKARDVANARYLFERMPEKNVVSWTTMLGAYAAVGDIGMAQKFFNKMPDKNVVSWNSMMSIYTRKGEFQQALDLFVQMQLEGVQPDSFTFVAALSACSNLSNLESGKWIHYLIRDWPRMGVIVGTALVEMYANCGDIDKSFTTFIKIGNKDVFCYNVMIKSLAVHGRAEDAIKIFHLMQKRGLMPNDHTYSCALFACSHGGLVEEGQEIFKAVKTHLNINPKLEHYCSMIDLLCRNDQLEIAESLIKDMQVEPDIAIWGALLGGCRERGNLKLAENIISKAIELRSEESGVHVLLSNIHASMGQWSEALRTRKLMEENRILKKTGISSII, from the coding sequence ATGGAGTATCCGAATCGCATATTCGCCCAAATGGGTGGTTTCTTGAACACTGATATGACCCTCTGGAATGCCATGATTAGAGGCTATGCGTATAATGGACCTTGTGAAAACTGCTTATCactgtttgatgaaatgattAGGAGAGATCTTAAGCCGAATAATTTCACGTACCCATATGTCTTAAGCTCTTGTTCTCAAATGGGTTTGTTTAGTACAGGCCAGAAGGTGCATTGCCGTATAATAAAGTCTGGGTTTGAGAGCGCTTTTTCTGTTGGGAATGctctttttgatttttatgttaaaaaggTCGAGTATTTGGAAGTGGGATTGGCGAAAGAGGAGAGCTTGACTGATGCTACGaggattttttatgaaatgtgTGAGAAAACGGTGGAGTTGTGGAATAAAATGATTGCAAAGTATGTGAGTATAGGAGATGTGAAGAGTGCGAGAGAGctgtttgatgaaatgcctGATAGAGATGTTGTTTCTTGGAATACCATGATTTCTGTCTATGCTAAGGCAAGGGATGTGGCAAATGCTAGATATCTGTTTGAGCGAATGCCAGAGAAGAATGTGGTGTCATGGACTACTATGCTTGGAGCATATGCTGCAGTAGGAGACATCGGAATGGCCCagaaatttttcaacaaaatgcCCGACAAAAATGTGGTTTCTTGGAATTCTATGATGTCAATTTACACCCGGAAAGGGGAATTTCAGCAGGCACTAGATCTCTTTGTCCAGATGCAATTAGAAGGTGTGCAGCCTGATTCTTTCACCTTTGTTGCAGCTCTGTCAGCCTGTTCTAACCTAAGTAATCTAGAATCAGGGAAATGGATACATTATCTAATAAGAGATTGGCCTAGGATGGGTGTCATAGTAGGGACTGCACTTGTAGAAATGTATGCAAACTGTGGGGATATTGATAAAAGTTTTACAACATTTATCAAAATCGGGAACAAGGATGTGTTCTGTTACAACGTTATGATAAAATCTCTAGCCGTCCATGGAAGAGCAGAAGATGCAATCAAGATTTTTCATCTAATGCAGAAAAGAGGATTGATGCCAAACGACCACACTTATTCGTGCGCCCTCTTTGCCTGTAGCCATGGAGGTTTAGTAGAGGAAGGCCAAGAGATTTTCAAAGCCGTGAAAACGCATTTAAACATTAATCCAAAGCTTGAGCACTATTGTTCTATGATTGATCTACTCTGCAGAAATGATCAGCTAGAAATAGCGGAATCCTTGATCAAAGATATGCAGGTAGAACCAGACATTGCCATCTGGGGAGCTTTATTAGGTGGATGCCGGGAAAGAGGTAATCTTAAGTTGGCAGAGAATATTATAAGTAAGGCCATTGAGCTAAGATCAGAAGAGTCTGGAGTTCATGTGCTTTTATCGAACATTCATGCCTCAATGGGTCAGTGGTCAGAGGCGTTGCgtacaagaaaattgatggaGGAGAATAGGATATTGAAGAAAACAGGAATCAGTagtataatttga
- the LOC105160489 gene encoding pre-mRNA cleavage factor Im 25 kDa subunit 2 — MVTSQVVNTYPLSSYTFGTKEPKMEKDTSVADRLARMKVNYMKEGMRTSVEGILLVQEHNHPHILLLQIGNTFCKLPGGRLKPGENEIEGLKRKLSSKLAANSPSLQPDWQIGECVATWWRPNFETTMYPYCPPHITKPKECKKLFLVHLSDHEYFAVPKNLKLLAVPLFELYDNVQRYGPVISTIPQQLSRFHFNMIHP, encoded by the exons ATGGTGACATCGCAGGTGGTAAATACGTACCCGCTTTCAAGCTACACTTTCGGAACCAAAGAGCCGAAAATGGAGAAAGATACCTCCGTCGCCGATCGCCTTGCCCGCATGAAAGTCAA TTACATGAAGGAAGGCATGAGGACTAGCGTTGAGGGGATTTTATTG GTACAAGAGCATAATCATCCCCATATTCTTCTTTTGCAAATTGGAAATACTTTCTGTAAACTTCCAGGAGGCAGGTTGAAACCAGGAGAGaatg AAATTGAGGGCTTGAAAAGGAAACTCTCTAGCAAACTTGCGGCTAATTCACCTTCTCTACAACCAGATTGGCAG ATTGGTGAGTGTGTGGCGACATGGTGGAGACCGAATTTTGAAACCACCATGTACCCTTACTGCCCCCCACACATAACAAAGCCTAAG GAGTGCAAGAAACTTTTCCTTGTTCACCTCTCTGATCATGAGTATTTTGCTGTGCCAAAGAACTTGAAGCTTCTTGCTGTCCCATTGTTTGAACTCTACGACAATGTGCAG AGATATGGGCCTGTTATATCTACCATCCCGCAGCAGCTATCCAGGTTTCATTTCAACATGATCCATCCATAA
- the LOC105160708 gene encoding WD repeat-containing protein RUP2 gives MKNFSSHSPLQNPQPSTTPLNPETGRGGEEKEEDQKARCEWDFNLSAVISSSDAGSTPSDAIGVVEFNQNDSFLATGGIARKIRIYSLEKSLESCQKVETGVKFLDHAAACEFYICTPAKLSSIKWKPGSGSRVIGSGDYDGVVMEYDLEKRVPVFERDEHGGRRVWSMDYSHWDPTIGASGSDDGTMQMWDPRCDGGKCLAVVQPNRVARSPVCCVEFNPFGRPLVAVGCADRRIYGYDVRNLENPVLLLDGHQQAVTYTKFLDSRTIVSSAIDGCLMMWDTEDQRPIRTYRGHVNTRRFVGLSVWRNGGLLSCGSENNQVFVYDKRWGEPIWVRGFAPAVQPRSEPGFVSGVCWRQAGDERCMLVAGGSDGVLQVFEGERKSCS, from the coding sequence ATGAAAAACTTCTCGTCCCATTCTCCCCTCCAAAACCCGCAGCCAAGCACCACCCCATTAAACCCAGAAACAGGACgaggaggagaagaaaaagaagaagatcaGAAAGCAAGATGCGAGTGGGATTTCAATCTCTCCGCCGTAATTTCTTCTTCGGACGCCGGCTCCACCCCTTCCGACGCCATCGGAGTTGTCGAGTTCAACCAGAACGATAGCTTTCTCGCCACCGGCGGTATCGCCAGAAAAATCAGAATTTACAGCTTGGAAAAATCACTTGAATCGTGTCAAAAGGTTGAAACGGGAGTTAAGTTTCTCGACCACGCAGCTGCATGTGAATTCTACATCTGTACTCCGGCTAAGCTCAGTAGCATCAAGTGGAAACCCGGGTCGGGATCTCGGGTCATCGGGTCTGGGGACTACGATGGGGTGGTAATGGAGTATGATCTCGAAAAGCGGGTGCCCGTTTTTGAGCGCGACGAGCATGGAGGTAGACGTGTCTGGAGCATGGATTACTCGCACTGGGATCCGACAATTGGGGCATCTGGGTCTGATGATGGCACCATGCAAATGTGGGATCCGCGTTGCGACGGGGGGAAGTGTCTGGCTGTGGTCCAACCTAACCGGGTCGCCCGCAGCCCAGTTTGTTGCGTGGAGTTCAATCCGTTTGGCAGACCCCTCGTGGCCGTCGGATGCGCTGACCGTAGAATTTACGGGTACGATGTGCGCAATCTGGAAAACCCGGTTCTCCTCCTCGATGGACACCAACAGGCCGTCACATACACAAAGTTTCTGGATTCACGAACAATAGTTTCTTCCGCCATTGATGGGTGCTTGATGATGTGGGACACAGAGGATCAGCGCCCGATTAGGACTTACAGAGGACACGTCAACACCAGAAGATTCGTCGGATTATCCGTTTGGAGAAATGGCGGGCTGTTGAGCTGCGGGTCGGAAAACAATCAAGTGTTCGTGTATGACAAGAGATGGGGCGAGCCCATATGGGTTCGTGGGTTCGCACCGGCAGTTCAGCCACGGAGTGAACCGGGTTTTGTTAGCGGTGTTTGCTGGCGGCAGGCCGGAGACGAGCGGTGCATGCTGGTGGCGGGTGGTTCAGATGGGGTGTTGCAAGTCTTTGAGGGGGAAAGGAAGTCATGCTCGTAA